One window from the genome of Equus quagga isolate Etosha38 chromosome 6, UCLA_HA_Equagga_1.0, whole genome shotgun sequence encodes:
- the LOC124241102 gene encoding 60S ribosomal protein L26-like, with translation MKFKPFVTSDRSKNRTRHFNAPSHIRRKIMSSPLSKELRQKYNVQSMPIRKDDEVQVVRGHYKGQQIGKVVQVYRKKCVIYTERVQWEKANGTTVHVGIHPSKVVITSLKLDKDRKKILERKAKSRQVGKEKGKYKEETIEKMQE, from the coding sequence ATGAAGTTCAAACCCTTTGTGACTTCTGACCGGAGCAAGAACCGTACACGGCATTTCAATGCACCTTCCCACATTCGCAGGAAGATTATGTCTTCCCCTCTTTCCAAAGAGCTGAGACAGAAGTACAATGTTCAGTCCATGCCCATCCGTAAGGATGATGAAGTTCAGGTTGTACGAGGACACTACAAAGGGCAGCAAATTGGCAAAGTAGTCCAGGTTTACAGGAAGAAATGTGTCATCTACACTGAGCGAGTGCAGTGGGAGAAGGCTAATGGCACAACTGTGCATGTGGGCATTCACCCGAGCAAGGTGGTTATTACTAGCCTAAAACTGGACAAAGACCGCAAAAAGATCCTTGAACGTAAAGCCAAATCTCGCCAAGTAGGAAAGGAAAAGGGCAAATATAAGGAAGAAACAATTGAGAAAATGCAGGAATAA